Proteins encoded by one window of Culicoides brevitarsis isolate CSIRO-B50_1 chromosome 2, AGI_CSIRO_Cbre_v1, whole genome shotgun sequence:
- the LOC134832316 gene encoding uncharacterized protein LOC134832316, which translates to MANVILNLNDLPVSKEKKDYFSMNESVLSLEMSKSLVDEVLALNRLDKPELNKRVQWISEQILRSTSYNVDAVDEETQKCVLHLLLDLFIRVGYKHESEFDIVENILFASKLDYETYENGQVLHLLMRYDIIKYFQWQIINEKEEDFYREFEEKSKEMQNKPKTLNDLLEVTLAFGSLNIFRFLVDFIHNRYVGPAFDCPILVKAAAWSIYVVDEKKPQFYECFDYLLNQHQTDVNAEDANGNTALHHACMNKEEYLIKALLNKKANIDVATLKKGIPTEIFASYLDSLVTAVPEDLSRSGLTKFGQARLQQKYVDDRIIFINLKSFVFCPITYIEVLNFISLHHDYRHLLHHPVLGALQDLTWQMMYWKRVILNTPTMLTRIMFLMFLFLPYTAKIPGMDVFVKVLVLGVVFGKIYLSIYLFEYYRGTHRVNKKFFNTVLLLKMINITAYLYFVFFIMEECTISECPETMACTFMYFAINITLSIGLFSPSVARYNFMLLKILINALKFLISISFLIFGFALAFVALFGKSFGEIPDAAPSEEEFNILSSRKNFAELVANETTTGEAHFQRFDFYAIAILKTLFTLSGELNDDTFRYRTFMSCLFLATFILVIPIMAVNLLTGLAVGDVYELISHSKFWHRKMQCLLTLSSMWQIEAPNKVKPAVRILDKFLVPFKLKDNLKRKLQDNPTVAVNIRSQRIFACKNLEKYNVEELGRLNRSSVIDAVQIIKDRIRDDKQ; encoded by the exons ATGGCGAatgttattttgaatttaaatgatCTACCGGTCAGCAAAGAG aaaaaagattatttcTCGATGAATGAGTCAGTTTTGAGTCTGGAAATGTCAAAATCTCTCGTTGACGAGGTTTTAGCGCTGAATCGTTTAGACAAACCAGAGTTAAATAAACGCGTGCAATGGATATCCGAACAAATTTTAAGGTCAACCAGTTATAACGTGGATGCAGTTGATGAAGAAACCCAAAAATGTGTTCTTCATCTATTACTTGACTTGTTTATTCGTGTCGGCTACAAACACGAAAGCGAATTCGATATTGTCGAAAATATTCTGTTTGCTAGTAAATTGGATTATGAAACGTACGAAAATGGCCAAGTGTTGCATCTTTTGATGCGGTATGACATCATCAAGTATTTCCAGTGGCAAATTATCAACGAGAAAGAAGAAGATTTTTACCGCGAATTTGAAGAGAAATCCaaagaaatgcaaaataaaccaaaaactCTCAATGATTTACTGGAAGTTACTCTCGCCTTTGGATCTCTCAACATTTTTCGGTTCCTCGtggattttattcataatCGATATGTCGGCCCGGCGTTCGATTGTCCAATTTTGGTCAAAGCCGCTGCTTGGTCGATTTATGTTGTGGACGAGAAAAAACCCCAATTTTACGAGTGTTTCGATTATTTGCTCAATCAACATCAAACTGATGTAAATGCCGAAGATGCGAACGGAAACACGGCTCTGCATCATGCCTGCATGAACAAGGAAGAATATCTCATCAAAGCTCTGCTgaacaaaaaagcaaatatcGATGTGGCAACGTTAAAAAAGGGAATTCCCACGGAAATTTTCGCCTCGTACTTGGATTCACTCGTTACTGCGGTGCCAGAAGACCTTTCACGTTCAGGTCTCACAAAATTCGGTCAAGCGCGACTTCAGCAGAAATACGTTGATGAccgaataattttcataaatctcaaaagtttcgttttttgtCCCATCACGTACATCGAAGTGCTGAATTTCATCAGTTTGCATCACGATTACCGGCATTTGTTGCATCATCCGGTGCTGGGAGCACTACAGGACCTCACATGGCAAATGATGTACTGGAAACGCGTGATTCTGAATACGCCAACGATGCTAACGagaattatgtttttaatgtttttgttctTGCCGTACACCGCAAAGATACCTGGAATGGATGTTTTCGTAAAAGTTCTTGTTCTAGGAGttgtttttggaaaaatttacttgagcatttatttgtttgagtaTTACCGAGGCACGCATCGGgtcaataagaaatttttcaacaccGTTCTGCtgctgaaaatgataaatatcaCCGCTTATCtctattttgtctttttcatcATGGAAGAATGCACGATATCGGAGTGCCCAGAAACAATGGCGTGCACTTTTATGTACTTTGCGATCAATATCACGCTTTCGATTGGACTTTTTAGTCCCTCAGTGGCACGTTACAACTTTATGCTACTAAAAATCCTCATAAACGCCTTAAAATTCCTCATTTCCATCAGTTTTCTCATATTCGGATTTGCTTTGGCATTTGTGGCGTTGTTCGGAAAAAGCTTTGGTGAGATTCCAGACGCAGCACCATCAGAAGAAGagttcaatattttatcgTCGAGGAAGAATTTCGCGGAATTAGTGGCAAATGAGACGACAACCGGCGAAGCTCATTTCCAAAGATTCGATTTTTATGCGATTGCGATCCTGAAAACTCTTTTTACGTTAAGTGGCGAATTGAATGACGACACTTTTCGGTATCGAACATTTATGAGTTGTCTCTTTTTGGCGACTTTTATCTTGGTGATCCCGATTATGGCGGTTAATTTGTTGACAGGTTTGGCAGTTGGCGATGTTTAT gaaTTGATTTCCCACAGCAAGTTTTGGCATAGAAAGATGCAATGTTTGTTGACCCTGAGCTCCATGTGGCAAATTGAGGCACC gaacAAAGTCAAGCCAGCAGTTCGTATATTGGATAAATTTCTCGtgccatttaaattaaaggacAATTTAAAGCGAAAGCTCCAAGATAACCCGACAGTTGCAGTGAATATTCGCTCGCAAAGGATATTTGcttgtaaaaatttggaaaaatataatgTGGAAGAACTTGGACGACTAAATCGTTCGAGCGTAATTGATGcagttcaaataataaaagacaGAATTAGAGATGACAAACAATGA